Genomic window (Rhodothermia bacterium):
CACCGACGAAACCGAGCAAAATGCAAGGGCCGCTGGGGCAACGGTTCTAACGGAAACTCAGCGCGGATATGGTTTTGCTTGCCTTTGTGGATTAGCTTATGCCGATGCCAAAAACCCCGATATTGTTGTTTTTTTAGACGGTGATTACAGCGATTTCCCCAACGAAATGGATCACCTTGTAGCCCCTATTTTGGCAAATGAGGCGGATTTGGTGATTGGCTCGCGTACCACGGGCGAACGAGAACCCGGCGCGATGCTCCCACAAGCACTCTTTGGAAACTGGTTGGCCTGCTCCCTCATGAGGCTTTTCTGGAAAGGATCCTTCACCGATCTGGGGCCATTCCGAGCCATT
Coding sequences:
- a CDS encoding glycosyltransferase, giving the protein MKQGKIIVIIPAFNEAKSISQVIGDIPEGLVHEVVVVNNASTDETEQNARAAGATVLTETQRGYGFACLCGLAYADAKNPDIVVFLDGDYSDFPNEMDHLVAPILANEADLVIGSRTTGEREPGAMLPQALFGNWLACSLMRLFWKGSFTDLGPFRAIRYSSLRSLNMRDQTYGWTIEMQIKALKQKLRYAEVPVSYRKRIGVSKITGTVSGTLKAGYKILWTIFRYAIAS